In Bacillus sp. Cs-700, one genomic interval encodes:
- a CDS encoding nucleotidyltransferase family protein produces the protein MIELLHSIYDHQATFPGDERYYEKVLKLDRLPSIAPQLYSLLKDRDLITQTPSGFQECLKEAHTQTLFKNLFIKHQTEEIMRALDRLGIEVIPLKGIFFAERYFGESGARPTSDIDLLVNRSAIHKATDCIKKLGFSFEEESLPGHFHCCLSKELPGSPVPLCVEIHWDIVKEDTSNLEIAEFWEESTPLDGYDYVYELSAYHTFYLMCLHAWRHNLDSLKCYVDLLQMIDISGKSIDFLRLRHDARLHKTWRRVVRTLSILYHKFPFMRKVTSFPYERPIRYAISTKTTGAMKYVNFVDYHLLSYDSPKHGLIGLYTGMKEHMPIQKLKK, from the coding sequence GTGATTGAACTTCTACATTCTATTTATGATCATCAAGCTACTTTTCCGGGAGACGAGAGATATTATGAAAAAGTGTTGAAACTTGATCGACTCCCTTCTATTGCACCACAACTTTATTCGCTCTTGAAAGACCGAGACCTTATTACACAAACACCTTCTGGTTTTCAAGAGTGCTTAAAAGAAGCTCATACTCAAACTCTTTTTAAGAATCTCTTTATCAAGCATCAGACAGAAGAGATTATGCGAGCACTCGATAGGTTGGGGATTGAAGTCATTCCTTTAAAAGGGATATTTTTTGCAGAACGGTATTTCGGGGAATCTGGTGCGCGGCCTACATCTGATATCGATCTACTGGTCAATCGTTCAGCCATTCATAAAGCAACAGACTGTATTAAGAAATTGGGTTTTTCTTTTGAAGAGGAATCCTTACCTGGACACTTTCATTGTTGTTTAAGCAAAGAATTACCAGGATCTCCGGTTCCGCTCTGTGTTGAAATCCATTGGGATATTGTGAAAGAGGATACATCGAACCTTGAGATTGCGGAGTTCTGGGAGGAATCCACTCCGTTAGATGGATATGACTATGTTTATGAACTTTCTGCTTATCATACTTTTTATTTAATGTGCCTCCATGCGTGGCGTCATAATCTTGATTCACTTAAATGTTATGTTGATTTGTTGCAAATGATAGATATAAGTGGCAAATCAATTGATTTTTTGCGATTGAGGCATGACGCAAGGCTTCATAAGACCTGGAGAAGGGTCGTTCGAACGCTTTCAATCTTATATCATAAATTTCCTTTCATGAGAAAAGTGACGAGTTTTCCTTATGAGCGACCCATTCGTTACGCAATATCAACCAAAACAACCGGAGCTATGAAATACGTGAACTTTGTAGATTACCATCTTTTAAGCTATGATTCTCCCAAACATGGCTTGATTGGTTTATATACTGGTATGAAAGAGCATATGCCAATTCAGAAATTGAAGAAGTAA
- a CDS encoding metallophosphoesterase, protein MKKRGWKFVVALLILAFFIIGYTVWDNNRVKIVEEDIVIENLPEEFEGFKILQISDLHEKEFGTNQEKLLDAINAVDYDAIVFTGDLLNGLESKNYESFYTLLDGINNKENSLFTPGNTDPEIYELNSEGVLVKNKFVSGMEKRGLTLLESVAFIQRGESKLSFVDFELSLMRPESQTQDYNGRVRPKYAILPEYREYEKKLADEVSKVESHSDSDVLVALNHYPVIDAKIDYIKNQKSYKFRNYDLIIAGHYHGGQVRIPFIGAFFVPEPWYENGGLLPPGDRVKGLWVYEDTKQYVSAGLGSSDAISFINFRLFNTPEINVLTLTSGK, encoded by the coding sequence TTGAAAAAGCGGGGATGGAAATTTGTTGTTGCGTTGCTTATTCTAGCTTTTTTCATTATCGGTTACACCGTATGGGATAATAACCGAGTTAAAATAGTGGAAGAAGACATTGTAATCGAAAATCTTCCCGAAGAGTTTGAAGGTTTTAAAATTCTTCAGATTTCTGATCTTCATGAAAAAGAGTTTGGGACCAATCAAGAGAAGCTTCTAGATGCTATTAACGCAGTCGATTATGATGCGATTGTTTTTACAGGGGATTTATTGAATGGATTAGAGAGTAAGAATTATGAGTCTTTTTATACGTTACTCGATGGGATTAATAACAAAGAAAATTCACTTTTTACTCCTGGTAATACGGATCCAGAAATTTATGAGTTGAATTCAGAAGGGGTTCTTGTAAAAAACAAGTTCGTTTCTGGTATGGAGAAGAGAGGCCTGACCCTTCTCGAGTCTGTGGCATTCATTCAACGGGGTGAATCCAAACTTTCTTTTGTGGATTTTGAGTTGTCACTCATGAGACCTGAATCGCAGACACAGGACTACAATGGAAGAGTCCGGCCTAAGTACGCAATCCTACCAGAGTATCGTGAGTATGAAAAGAAGCTAGCTGATGAAGTCAGTAAAGTTGAGTCACATAGTGATTCAGACGTGTTGGTTGCTCTTAACCATTATCCGGTCATTGATGCTAAAATAGATTATATTAAGAACCAGAAGAGCTATAAATTTAGAAATTATGACCTCATCATTGCTGGACATTATCATGGTGGGCAAGTTCGCATTCCTTTTATTGGTGCATTTTTTGTACCTGAGCCGTGGTATGAAAATGGAGGGCTCTTACCACCTGGGGATCGAGTGAAAGGGCTTTGGGTGTATGAAGATACAAAACAGTATGTTAGCGCTGGACTAGGAAGTAGCGATGCCATTTCGTTTATTAACTTTCGATTATTTAATACCCCTGAAATTAATGTCCTTACTTTAACTAGTGGGAAATAG
- a CDS encoding PqqD family protein, producing the protein MKRYVQNKSYDVTKLDDEYVVLNTDNYTVTKLNAVGGFCWSLLDEEQTIDSILKAIHEEFPEDGQPDEEEIEEFIMDLVQCELVHHVS; encoded by the coding sequence ATGAAACGGTACGTGCAAAATAAAAGTTATGATGTTACGAAACTTGATGATGAATATGTGGTTTTGAATACAGATAATTACACGGTTACGAAATTGAATGCGGTAGGTGGATTTTGTTGGAGTTTGTTGGATGAAGAGCAAACGATCGATTCAATCCTGAAGGCCATTCATGAGGAATTTCCAGAAGATGGACAACCTGACGAGGAAGAAATTGAAGAGTTTATTATGGATCTTGTTCAGTGTGAATTAGTCCATCATGTTAGTTAA
- a CDS encoding nucleotidyltransferase family protein, protein MGKRNHLFMENIPKELKLILRIMKSDKIEDELKADSHLLSEIDWPLFIKQTKHHRIYPLLYIKLKGLSENLIPSFVIDQLSHEYKRNTFLMLHLSGELERLSKLFLKKNINSIFLKGPVLAQDLYGDVSCRTSSDLDLLISISDLSRMEELLVSEGYEKDDYIETVSSEWKWRHHHVTFFHSKKKTKVEVHWRMNPGPGKEPCFEELWERRRKSPLTATPVYLLGKEDMFLFLASHGARHGWSRLRWLIDIKKLLECPVNWVKVNQLFKKYHYVTIGEQSILLASELLGAKIPKEFDYFKTHSERVANQAVFYYENMVNLHTDPVPEYIAKYHKKHLYSLMSLRHKILFLLSLLHPYPEDTTTLPLPKFLYFLYYPLRPFLWGWRKVRSSLPQRGTAI, encoded by the coding sequence ATGGGGAAACGTAATCATCTTTTTATGGAGAACATCCCGAAGGAATTAAAGTTAATACTTAGAATAATGAAGTCAGATAAAATAGAAGACGAGTTAAAGGCTGATTCTCATCTATTATCAGAAATAGATTGGCCTTTATTTATAAAGCAAACTAAACATCACCGTATTTATCCACTTTTATATATAAAGTTAAAAGGTTTAAGCGAAAATCTTATTCCTTCTTTTGTAATTGATCAATTATCACATGAATATAAGAGAAATACGTTTCTGATGCTCCATTTGAGTGGAGAGTTAGAAAGGCTTAGTAAATTGTTCTTAAAAAAGAACATCAATTCAATATTTTTAAAAGGACCTGTTCTTGCTCAAGATTTATATGGTGATGTGTCATGTCGAACTTCAAGTGATTTGGATCTTCTTATTTCAATTAGTGATTTATCTAGGATGGAAGAATTATTGGTAAGTGAAGGATATGAGAAAGATGATTATATTGAAACGGTATCAAGTGAATGGAAATGGCGACATCACCATGTGACTTTTTTTCATTCAAAGAAAAAAACAAAAGTAGAAGTTCATTGGAGAATGAATCCGGGCCCTGGCAAAGAACCATGTTTTGAAGAATTATGGGAAAGGAGAAGAAAAAGTCCTTTAACTGCTACGCCTGTCTATTTGTTAGGAAAAGAAGATATGTTTTTATTTCTTGCTTCTCATGGTGCGCGGCATGGTTGGTCAAGGTTAAGGTGGTTAATTGATATTAAAAAGCTTTTAGAGTGCCCAGTTAATTGGGTTAAAGTAAATCAATTATTTAAAAAATATCATTACGTTACAATAGGTGAACAAAGTATTCTTTTGGCTTCAGAGCTTCTGGGTGCAAAAATTCCCAAGGAGTTTGATTATTTTAAAACACATTCAGAGAGAGTTGCAAACCAAGCGGTATTTTATTATGAAAACATGGTGAATCTACACACTGATCCTGTTCCTGAATATATAGCTAAATATCATAAAAAACACTTGTACTCTTTAATGTCTTTGCGACATAAGATTTTATTTTTACTGAGTTTACTACATCCATATCCCGAAGATACAACAACACTTCCACTACCAAAGTTCTTATATTTTCTTTATTACCCATTACGGCCATTTTTATGGGGATGGAGAAAGGTAAGGTCATCATTACCCCAAAGGGGGACAGCAATATGA
- a CDS encoding BH0509 family protein, with protein MSQQARNQFIDLLCDKTTMNREEVLKMSDAEVEYFHWLYFDESPADLM; from the coding sequence ATGAGCCAGCAAGCACGAAACCAATTTATTGATCTTTTGTGCGACAAAACGACGATGAACAGAGAAGAAGTTCTCAAAATGTCTGATGCGGAAGTAGAATATTTTCACTGGCTCTACTTTGATGAATCACCAGCGGACTTGATGTAA
- a CDS encoding ABC transporter ATP-binding protein, translating to MNPSNFIKLKIVLKQYFSMKDFVRTVHMLKPFVLKHKRAYFILFGLMLVDIALTITFAWFFGNITDAAIQSNFDKIRWLVPLGAGLILISIVASFLDIYFETAATNAVKRDVKNHLFHHILRLPPSSASNIHSGELLSHFSNDVHNIDGVIGYNLINLIRLPLIYLAVFVFLVQLNWTLSLISILIAPAALIGGVVFGLLLRKNGRKIHHLVGKISTLQNETFHGFQVIRAFTLEKSIYSKYKKKNEDLYGLEVENAKLQGWYYAGGQLVSSLSFMLSLCIGAYYVSTSVMTVGALIMFINLVNHLVYPLTGLAGQWAGFQRSISALERVFNVLDQPVDTDQLSGPSSHRKDLVSSIQFKNITFQYDDHKRIFQDLSLTIPAGKVVALVGPSGAGKTTLFNLLQGFYQPQSGEIRIDEQTISGCSLSELRSMIAHVPQETFLFGGSIQDNLQMARPGISDIEMSRAARHACIHEFICSLPDGYRTEIGERGVKLSGGQKQRLSIARAILKNSPILLLDEATSALDNETEHFVKEALDQLMEGKTTIVIAHRLSTVQNADLIIVMDEGRIVQSGTHEQLLRNSPLYQKLNGQHFSEEKTAIS from the coding sequence ATGAACCCTTCCAATTTTATTAAGTTGAAAATTGTACTTAAACAATATTTTTCTATGAAAGATTTTGTGCGCACGGTTCATATGTTGAAACCTTTTGTTTTAAAACATAAAAGGGCTTATTTTATTCTGTTTGGTTTAATGCTAGTGGATATTGCATTAACCATTACGTTTGCCTGGTTTTTTGGAAACATAACGGATGCTGCGATACAAAGTAATTTTGATAAAATACGGTGGCTTGTTCCGCTGGGGGCTGGGTTAATTCTAATAAGTATTGTCGCTTCGTTCCTTGATATTTACTTTGAAACAGCGGCGACTAATGCAGTAAAAAGAGACGTGAAAAATCATTTGTTTCATCATATTTTAAGGTTACCACCATCAAGTGCCTCTAATATCCATTCTGGCGAACTTCTATCTCACTTTAGTAATGATGTTCATAACATTGATGGGGTAATTGGCTATAACCTTATTAATTTGATTCGACTGCCACTCATTTACTTAGCAGTATTTGTTTTTCTTGTACAACTCAATTGGACTCTTTCTCTCATTAGTATCCTGATCGCTCCTGCTGCTCTTATTGGAGGGGTAGTGTTTGGTCTTTTGTTAAGGAAGAATGGTAGAAAGATTCATCATCTAGTTGGCAAAATTAGCACACTACAGAATGAAACATTTCATGGTTTTCAAGTTATACGTGCATTTACGCTCGAAAAATCAATTTATTCCAAGTATAAGAAGAAAAATGAAGATTTATACGGACTTGAAGTAGAAAATGCAAAGCTCCAGGGATGGTATTATGCTGGTGGGCAATTGGTCAGTTCGCTGTCATTCATGTTGAGTCTTTGTATAGGTGCTTATTATGTTTCAACTTCTGTTATGACAGTTGGTGCTCTTATTATGTTTATTAATCTCGTAAATCATCTCGTTTATCCATTAACAGGGCTTGCGGGGCAATGGGCTGGTTTTCAACGATCTATTTCAGCGTTAGAGAGAGTGTTTAATGTGCTAGACCAACCTGTTGATACCGATCAACTGTCAGGACCATCTTCTCATCGAAAAGATTTAGTCAGTTCCATTCAATTTAAGAATATAACGTTTCAATACGATGATCATAAAAGAATATTTCAAGATCTTAGTCTTACGATTCCAGCTGGAAAGGTCGTTGCACTTGTAGGACCAAGTGGTGCTGGTAAGACAACCTTATTTAATCTATTACAGGGTTTTTATCAACCTCAAAGTGGGGAGATTCGGATTGATGAACAGACGATAAGTGGGTGTTCACTCTCTGAACTAAGAAGTATGATTGCCCACGTACCACAGGAGACGTTTTTATTTGGAGGATCCATTCAAGACAACCTTCAGATGGCTCGCCCTGGAATATCAGACATTGAAATGTCCCGGGCGGCCCGCCATGCATGTATTCATGAGTTTATTTGTTCCTTACCTGATGGCTATCGTACAGAAATTGGTGAGAGAGGCGTTAAGCTGTCGGGAGGTCAGAAACAAAGACTTTCTATTGCCAGGGCTATTTTGAAAAATTCTCCCATTCTTTTGTTGGATGAAGCCACTTCAGCATTAGATAACGAAACGGAACATTTCGTAAAAGAAGCATTAGATCAATTAATGGAAGGAAAAACAACTATTGTGATTGCGCATCGTCTTTCTACTGTGCAAAATGCCGACCTTATTATTGTAATGGATGAAGGAAGAATCGTTCAAAGCGGAACACATGAGCAATTGCTTCGCAACTCTCCTCTCTATCAAAAACTAAATGGTCAGCACTTTTCTGAAGAAAAAACAGCGATTTCTTAG
- a CDS encoding S9 family peptidase has protein sequence MKKEIEKELEKSEQLEELLYDFTFVGDPQLSPDGTYVVYVKKVINEEKEYTSNLVLVNRDTGIEHDWTALGGEKKDRSPRWSPDGKTIAFVSDRSGEDQIWLISTDGGEARKLTDIKSGVSAPVWKPDGTSLLFLSKNKKEEEKGEGRKPLVITDLQYKSDGVGFLDGDHLQVVRIDVSSGGEKIKWLTDAPFNHSSPSWSPDGQSITYVRSRNEDAEQGSYMRSDLFVQRLEEGEGRQEQQEQLNREGGSFEAPKWSPDGKKLSFIGHFFLHEGATLNKVWTVDVDKREFTCLTDTADLECSDVLISDMHWGGASPGAEWNEDGTEVYFLASEKGNTGLYCATVDCTVRQITGGDRHFYAFHYLPKTNEATVAVSEPVNIGDIYTLSFHDDRVNEKRISQSNDEVLQRLELSSPESFIYNGKDGLEIQGWMMRPAGFKDEQTYPLILEIHGGPHMMYGNSFMHEFQLLASKGYVVLYTNPRGSQGYGQEFVNGCRGDYGGGDYEDLMAGVDALLKSYSFIDEDRLYVTGGSYGGFMTNWIVGKTDRFKAAVTQRSISNWQSFYGVSDIGYFFTKWEVGSDLDENPDKLWHHSPLKYVDQIQTPLLIMHSEHDYRCPIEQGEQLYIALKHRGKGTMFVRFPDSDHNLSRSGHPELRVARLMHLVNWFDQRGGRDSTNTGE, from the coding sequence TTGAAGAAAGAAATTGAAAAGGAATTGGAAAAGAGTGAGCAGTTGGAAGAGCTTTTATATGATTTCACCTTTGTGGGTGATCCTCAGCTTTCGCCTGATGGAACCTATGTCGTTTATGTGAAAAAAGTAATAAATGAGGAAAAAGAATATACTTCAAACCTCGTACTAGTGAACCGAGATACTGGGATTGAGCATGATTGGACAGCTTTAGGAGGAGAAAAGAAGGACCGTTCTCCACGCTGGTCACCAGATGGAAAGACGATTGCTTTCGTTTCCGATCGATCAGGAGAAGATCAAATATGGCTGATCTCCACGGATGGTGGTGAGGCGCGTAAGTTAACTGATATAAAGAGCGGTGTGTCAGCGCCAGTTTGGAAGCCGGACGGTACGTCTTTACTCTTTTTAAGTAAAAATAAAAAGGAAGAAGAAAAGGGTGAGGGACGAAAGCCTCTTGTGATAACGGACTTGCAGTATAAATCAGATGGTGTTGGATTTTTGGATGGGGATCACCTTCAGGTTGTTAGGATCGACGTATCCTCAGGAGGAGAGAAGATCAAATGGCTGACGGATGCGCCGTTTAACCATTCGAGTCCTAGCTGGTCCCCAGATGGTCAATCGATTACTTACGTGCGAAGCCGCAATGAAGATGCAGAACAAGGTTCGTATATGCGGTCGGATTTATTCGTACAGCGCTTAGAAGAAGGGGAGGGCAGGCAGGAGCAGCAGGAGCAACTAAATCGGGAAGGTGGGAGCTTTGAAGCACCTAAATGGTCTCCAGATGGTAAGAAGCTTTCGTTTATCGGGCATTTCTTTCTCCACGAAGGAGCTACATTAAATAAGGTGTGGACCGTTGATGTAGATAAAAGAGAGTTTACTTGTTTAACAGATACAGCTGATTTGGAATGCTCCGATGTGTTGATTTCAGATATGCACTGGGGAGGCGCTTCGCCAGGGGCAGAGTGGAATGAGGATGGGACGGAAGTCTATTTCCTTGCTAGTGAAAAGGGAAACACTGGCCTTTACTGCGCTACCGTCGATTGCACGGTTCGACAAATAACGGGTGGTGACAGGCACTTCTACGCTTTTCACTACTTACCGAAGACAAATGAAGCGACGGTGGCAGTTAGTGAACCTGTTAACATTGGTGATATTTATACGCTTTCGTTTCATGATGATCGAGTCAATGAGAAGCGAATTTCTCAATCTAATGACGAAGTTCTTCAACGTTTGGAGCTTTCGTCTCCTGAAAGCTTTATATACAACGGGAAAGACGGGTTAGAAATTCAAGGATGGATGATGCGACCGGCTGGGTTTAAAGATGAACAAACATACCCTCTCATTCTTGAAATTCATGGCGGTCCACATATGATGTACGGAAATTCGTTTATGCATGAATTTCAGCTTCTTGCTTCAAAAGGGTATGTTGTTTTATACACAAATCCACGCGGAAGCCAGGGGTACGGGCAAGAATTTGTAAACGGATGTCGAGGGGACTATGGTGGAGGCGATTATGAGGATCTGATGGCAGGTGTTGATGCTTTATTGAAGAGCTATTCCTTTATTGATGAAGATCGACTCTATGTAACAGGAGGAAGCTACGGTGGATTTATGACGAACTGGATCGTTGGAAAGACGGATCGCTTTAAAGCAGCTGTCACACAGCGCTCGATTTCAAACTGGCAGAGCTTCTATGGGGTAAGTGATATTGGCTATTTCTTTACAAAGTGGGAAGTTGGAAGTGATCTAGATGAGAACCCGGATAAACTGTGGCATCATTCGCCACTAAAATACGTCGATCAAATTCAGACGCCACTTCTTATTATGCATAGTGAACATGATTACCGCTGTCCTATTGAGCAAGGAGAGCAGTTATATATTGCCTTAAAACATCGTGGCAAGGGTACGATGTTTGTGAGATTCCCAGATTCAGATCATAATTTATCTCGTAGTGGTCATCCAGAGCTAAGAGTGGCGAGGCTGATGCATCTCGTAAACTGGTTTGATCAACGCGGAGGGCGCGATTCGACAAATACCGGGGAGTGA
- a CDS encoding lasso peptide biosynthesis B2 protein — MYLMRKLITYLSFNRQTKSLILEAYFHLGKARLDKSASFSKVAPTLGVKMDETDYKTNELHRKTLRVISQVIDIVSRYTFWESQCLVKAIAAMRMLEKRGIESTLYLGTAKDECGLLIAHAWLRSGSYYVTGAEGMERFTVVSKFAKRV; from the coding sequence GTGTATTTAATGAGAAAGCTAATAACATATCTCTCATTTAATAGACAAACAAAGAGTCTAATACTAGAGGCATATTTTCATTTAGGAAAAGCTAGATTGGATAAAAGTGCTTCATTTTCAAAAGTAGCACCGACTTTAGGAGTAAAAATGGATGAGACAGACTATAAAACGAATGAGTTACATCGAAAAACTTTACGAGTGATCTCACAAGTAATAGACATTGTTAGCAGATATACTTTTTGGGAAAGCCAATGCCTGGTCAAAGCGATCGCAGCTATGAGAATGCTAGAAAAGCGTGGAATTGAAAGCACTTTGTATCTTGGAACAGCAAAAGACGAATGTGGATTATTAATTGCACATGCCTGGTTACGCAGTGGTTCTTATTATGTTACTGGTGCAGAAGGAATGGAAAGATTTACGGTAGTAAGTAAGTTTGCTAAAAGGGTGTAA
- a CDS encoding lasso peptide biosynthesis PqqD family chaperone, with protein sequence MLKNKLINHTQLVSQVPGNIASDMDGEKVILSIENGKYYNLGEVGGEIWSRISVPIRLDALITELMEEFNVGRDICEADVQYFLENLLDEGLVKVD encoded by the coding sequence ATGCTTAAAAACAAATTGATTAATCATACTCAATTAGTTAGTCAGGTGCCGGGAAATATAGCAAGCGATATGGATGGGGAAAAAGTAATCCTTAGTATTGAAAATGGTAAATATTACAATTTAGGTGAAGTAGGTGGTGAAATCTGGAGTCGAATATCCGTTCCAATAAGACTTGATGCACTAATTACGGAATTAATGGAAGAGTTCAATGTAGGACGAGATATATGTGAAGCAGATGTTCAATATTTTCTGGAGAATTTACTTGATGAGGGCTTAGTTAAGGTAGATTAA
- a CDS encoding ABC transporter ATP-binding protein, which yields MSNIIYFLKQIHLFSGKILYFNLIAMMLIGLLEGVGVLLLIPLIGMTGIVKIDVDDIPFSTFFRFLEVLPNNLGLPLILGFFIVLVISQHIVQRHITLQNTIINQGFLKHIRLETYRRVLQSNWGFFVTKRKSDLINILLSEVARACVGTNSLLQFLSSLIITSIQIVLAFLLAPTITSFVILCGFVLILFNRRFLKRSLALGNRNYEHARIYMAGITDQINGIKDVKSNTLEQSRMSWFSGITEKMQNEQIEYMKLKTMSQLYYKAASAILIAVFIYMAINLFNAQVGQLTLIIVIFSRLWPRVAGIQASMEQIATTLPSFKAVKALQHECDQAREFDMRESNMKSIEFNDQIECRNVYFRYSQKGSYALSNVNLLIPSNQMTAFVGRSGAGKSTLIDLLMGLNQPEKGEVLIDGIPLKSEHLLSLRRSISYVAQDPFLFNTSIRENLVLVAPECNDDDLWEALEFSSAAEFVKRLPDGLDTLIGDRGIKLSGGERQRLVLARAILRKPKILVLDEATSALDTENESKIQVALERLKGKMTIIVIAHRLSTIRNADQVVVLDEGAVIQRGGFNQLANEKRNVFSQLLQNQVKAT from the coding sequence ATGAGTAATATCATTTATTTTTTAAAGCAAATTCATTTATTCTCAGGAAAAATACTTTATTTTAATTTAATTGCTATGATGTTAATTGGATTGCTTGAGGGTGTAGGGGTTCTCTTGTTAATACCATTAATCGGTATGACTGGGATTGTTAAGATTGATGTTGATGACATACCATTTTCAACATTTTTTCGTTTTCTTGAAGTACTTCCAAATAACTTGGGGTTACCTCTAATACTTGGATTCTTTATTGTGCTTGTTATTAGTCAGCATATTGTTCAACGCCATATTACTCTTCAAAACACAATTATTAATCAAGGTTTTCTGAAGCATATTAGGTTAGAAACATATAGAAGAGTGCTTCAATCTAATTGGGGATTTTTTGTTACGAAAAGAAAATCTGATCTTATTAATATTTTATTATCTGAAGTGGCTAGAGCATGTGTTGGAACAAACTCACTACTCCAATTTTTATCCTCACTCATAATTACTTCTATCCAAATTGTCCTTGCTTTCCTTTTAGCACCGACAATAACTAGTTTTGTTATTCTTTGTGGATTTGTTCTCATCTTGTTCAACCGAAGATTTCTTAAACGTTCTCTTGCACTTGGAAATCGCAACTACGAACATGCTAGAATTTACATGGCAGGCATCACCGACCAAATCAATGGCATTAAAGATGTAAAAAGTAACACCTTAGAACAGTCAAGAATGAGCTGGTTTAGCGGTATAACCGAGAAAATGCAGAATGAACAAATTGAATATATGAAATTGAAAACAATGTCGCAATTATATTATAAAGCTGCTTCTGCTATTTTAATTGCGGTCTTTATTTATATGGCTATTAACCTGTTTAATGCTCAGGTTGGTCAACTCACACTAATCATTGTCATTTTCTCAAGACTTTGGCCACGGGTTGCAGGTATTCAAGCTTCTATGGAACAAATTGCAACCACGCTTCCTTCATTCAAAGCTGTTAAGGCTCTCCAGCATGAGTGTGATCAAGCAAGGGAATTTGATATGAGAGAAAGTAATATGAAGTCAATAGAATTTAACGATCAGATCGAATGTCGAAATGTATATTTCCGATACAGTCAGAAGGGTTCATATGCTCTCTCAAATGTGAACCTTTTGATTCCTTCGAATCAGATGACCGCGTTTGTTGGGAGATCTGGAGCAGGAAAAAGCACGTTAATTGATTTGTTGATGGGATTGAACCAGCCAGAAAAAGGTGAGGTTCTTATTGACGGTATTCCTTTGAAAAGCGAACATCTCCTCTCACTCAGGCGTTCCATTAGTTATGTTGCTCAGGATCCATTTCTTTTCAATACCTCCATACGGGAGAATCTTGTATTGGTTGCACCTGAATGCAATGATGATGACTTGTGGGAGGCACTAGAATTTTCTTCTGCAGCCGAATTTGTGAAGAGGCTACCAGATGGCCTTGATACTTTAATAGGAGATAGGGGGATTAAGCTGTCTGGTGGTGAACGGCAGCGACTTGTCTTGGCACGTGCTATTCTTAGAAAGCCTAAAATCCTTGTATTGGACGAGGCCACTAGTGCTCTTGACACAGAGAACGAATCTAAAATACAAGTAGCCCTTGAACGTCTCAAAGGTAAAATGACCATCATTGTAATTGCACATCGATTATCAACGATTCGAAATGCTGATCAAGTGGTTGTGCTTGATGAAGGTGCAGTCATCCAAAGAGGCGGATTTAACCAACTTGCAAATGAGAAACGAAATGTGTTTAGCCAACTCCTTCAAAATCAGGTGAAGGCAACCTAA